The proteins below come from a single Vibrio diazotrophicus genomic window:
- a CDS encoding Lrp/AsnC family transcriptional regulator, which produces MNLDRVDQQILRILHTKGRLPVVELAKLVNLTTSPCSDRVKRLEKEGYIKGYHAELNPEKLGLDVQVFIHIRLDQTCFSIFERFARAVEDIPEIESCYSLSGDFDTMIKVRVKDMKAYQAFMSGRLGTLPGVIQTRSEFVIEEHKTSFGINPELLSTL; this is translated from the coding sequence ATGAATCTAGACCGTGTGGATCAACAAATCCTGCGCATATTACATACTAAAGGCAGACTGCCAGTGGTTGAACTGGCGAAGTTAGTGAACCTTACTACATCGCCTTGTTCTGACCGAGTTAAGCGACTAGAAAAAGAAGGCTACATCAAAGGCTACCACGCTGAGTTAAATCCAGAAAAGTTAGGCTTGGATGTACAGGTATTTATTCATATTCGTTTAGACCAAACCTGCTTTTCTATTTTTGAACGCTTTGCTCGCGCAGTGGAAGATATCCCTGAAATTGAATCTTGCTATTCTTTGTCGGGGGACTTCGATACCATGATTAAAGTTCGCGTCAAAGACATGAAAGCTTACCAAGCGTTTATGTCCGGACGATTAGGTACACTGCCGGGCGTGATTCAGACAAGAAGTGAGTTTGTGATTGAAGAACACAAGACAAGCTTTGGCATTAACCCAGAACTTCTTTCCACGTTATAA
- the putA gene encoding bifunctional proline dehydrogenase/L-glutamate gamma-semialdehyde dehydrogenase PutA, producing MFTATDVLKAEFVEQPLNKLWSQISPLYMVDESQWLKELLPLATPTEDEKSAIAVKTTELIETIRKDKQSIQMIDALLLEYSLDTQEGILLMCLAEALMRIPDTETADAFIKDRLGVADWKSHLKNSDSVFVNASTWGLMFTGKVIGLSDAESTSPIQAVNRLVNKLTEPVIRKAMHQAMKIMGHQFVLGRNIAEAQKNGRKMRDKGFTYSFDMLGEAALTTADAKKYCQDYLTAIEAVGRDKYGLDTSPAPSISIKLSALHPRYEAANRDRVMSELYQTLMQLLEKAIELDVAITIDAEEADRLELSLELFEKVYRSELVKGWGKFGLVIQAYSKRALPVLAWLTALAKDQGDLIPVRLVKGAYWDSEIKWSQQAGYTGYPVYTRKESTDVSYLACARFLLSESVRGNLFPQFASHNAQTVTSIAVMATHKDFEFQRLHGMGDALYNHVMKAYKQSVRIYAPVGSHKDLLPYLVRRLLENGANSSFVHRLVDARCPISSLIQHPVDMLLEFDTFNNAQIPLPPAIFSERRNSYGVNIDIESEAKPFEKQVESFAGHQWKAAPIINGHSLIESMIKEDVKPVVVTAPYDRRIEVGQAYFASHDHVSEAIESAQAAFASWNQEPASARSEKLEKLADLLEANLAELVAICHHEAGKTIHDSIDEVREAVDFCRYYAKQVDCLGEFTVDGFDGEKRTVQREGRGVFVCISPWNFPLAIFLGQISAALVAGNTVVAKPAEQTSLIAVRAVELMLEAGFPAGVIQLLPGKGSEIGSALTSHPSIAGVAFTGSTATAQRINQTLAERDADPVPFIAETGGQNAMIVDSTALPEQVVRDVLRSAFASAGQRCSALRVLFVQQDIADRITTLIQGAMQELSIGLPYLHTTDVGPVIDAKAKQTLLEHIDHMTKTQKKVAELSLGEDCQHGDFVAPTAFEIADISCLTEEKFGPVLHIVRFKASELADVVNQINQTGFGLTMGIHSRNETTYRWIEKHARVGNCYINRDQVGAVVGVQPFGGQGLSGTGPKAGGPHYLYRFSQVQYR from the coding sequence GTGTTTACAGCAACTGATGTGTTGAAAGCCGAATTTGTAGAGCAACCGCTAAACAAATTGTGGTCGCAGATCTCTCCACTCTATATGGTGGATGAATCCCAATGGCTAAAGGAACTTTTACCCCTAGCAACGCCGACTGAAGATGAAAAGTCAGCGATAGCGGTTAAAACAACCGAACTGATTGAGACTATACGTAAAGACAAGCAGTCGATTCAAATGATTGATGCGCTTCTGCTTGAATACAGCTTAGATACTCAAGAAGGTATCTTGTTGATGTGTCTCGCTGAAGCTCTAATGCGTATTCCCGATACGGAAACTGCAGACGCCTTCATTAAAGATCGTCTCGGTGTTGCAGACTGGAAATCACACCTTAAGAATTCAGATTCTGTATTTGTTAACGCTTCAACTTGGGGCTTAATGTTTACAGGTAAAGTGATTGGTCTTTCTGACGCAGAGAGCACCAGCCCTATCCAAGCGGTTAACCGTTTAGTCAACAAGTTGACTGAGCCTGTGATTCGTAAAGCAATGCATCAAGCGATGAAGATCATGGGTCACCAGTTTGTTCTTGGTCGTAACATTGCTGAAGCGCAAAAAAATGGCCGTAAGATGCGCGACAAAGGTTTTACCTACTCCTTTGATATGTTAGGTGAAGCGGCGCTAACCACTGCTGATGCGAAAAAGTACTGCCAAGACTACTTAACAGCCATTGAAGCTGTAGGGCGCGACAAATATGGTTTAGACACCAGCCCAGCTCCGTCTATTTCTATCAAACTTTCTGCACTACACCCTCGTTACGAAGCGGCAAACCGCGATCGAGTAATGAGTGAGTTGTACCAAACGTTAATGCAATTGCTTGAGAAAGCAATTGAGCTTGATGTTGCTATCACGATTGATGCTGAAGAAGCAGACCGTTTAGAACTTTCTCTTGAACTGTTTGAAAAAGTTTACCGCAGTGAACTTGTAAAAGGTTGGGGCAAGTTTGGTCTAGTAATCCAAGCTTACTCAAAACGTGCTCTGCCAGTTCTGGCTTGGTTAACAGCGCTGGCAAAAGATCAGGGCGACCTGATTCCTGTTCGTCTTGTAAAAGGTGCGTACTGGGATAGTGAGATTAAGTGGTCTCAACAAGCGGGTTACACTGGCTACCCAGTATATACTCGTAAAGAATCTACCGATGTTTCTTATTTGGCGTGTGCGCGTTTCCTACTCAGTGAATCCGTTCGTGGCAATCTGTTCCCACAATTTGCTAGCCACAATGCGCAAACTGTCACTTCTATTGCTGTGATGGCAACACATAAAGATTTCGAATTCCAGCGTCTACATGGCATGGGGGACGCTCTTTATAACCATGTAATGAAAGCGTACAAGCAATCAGTGCGTATTTATGCTCCGGTAGGTAGCCATAAAGATCTGTTGCCTTATCTTGTGCGCCGTCTTCTAGAGAACGGTGCAAACAGCTCGTTTGTTCACCGTTTAGTTGATGCACGCTGCCCGATTTCATCTTTGATTCAGCATCCGGTCGATATGCTGCTTGAGTTTGATACGTTCAACAATGCTCAAATTCCACTGCCACCCGCTATTTTCTCTGAGCGCCGTAATTCTTATGGTGTGAACATAGATATCGAAAGCGAAGCTAAACCATTTGAAAAGCAAGTAGAGTCATTTGCTGGTCATCAGTGGAAGGCTGCGCCAATCATCAACGGACACTCTTTGATCGAAAGCATGATCAAGGAAGATGTAAAACCTGTAGTGGTCACAGCGCCATATGATCGTCGTATCGAAGTGGGTCAAGCGTACTTTGCTTCCCATGATCATGTTTCCGAAGCGATCGAATCTGCGCAAGCTGCATTTGCGAGCTGGAACCAAGAGCCTGCATCTGCTCGTAGCGAAAAGTTAGAGAAGCTTGCGGATCTATTGGAAGCGAATCTGGCTGAGTTAGTCGCAATCTGTCATCACGAAGCAGGTAAAACCATTCACGACAGCATTGATGAAGTTCGTGAAGCGGTTGATTTCTGTCGTTACTACGCCAAACAAGTGGATTGCTTAGGCGAGTTCACAGTGGATGGCTTTGATGGAGAGAAGCGTACGGTACAACGTGAAGGTCGTGGTGTATTCGTTTGTATCAGCCCTTGGAACTTCCCTCTGGCAATTTTCCTAGGTCAGATCTCTGCTGCACTAGTTGCTGGTAACACTGTGGTTGCAAAACCAGCAGAGCAAACCAGTTTAATCGCTGTTCGCGCGGTTGAATTGATGCTTGAAGCGGGATTCCCTGCTGGAGTTATTCAACTGCTTCCGGGTAAAGGTTCAGAAATTGGTAGTGCGCTTACTTCTCACCCAAGTATCGCGGGCGTGGCGTTTACAGGCTCTACCGCAACAGCGCAACGTATTAACCAAACACTGGCTGAGCGCGATGCCGATCCTGTTCCGTTTATCGCGGAAACCGGTGGTCAGAACGCAATGATCGTAGACAGTACAGCGCTACCTGAGCAAGTGGTTCGTGACGTTCTTCGTTCAGCGTTTGCTTCTGCGGGTCAACGCTGTTCAGCGCTACGTGTTCTTTTCGTTCAGCAAGATATTGCAGACCGCATTACCACGCTTATCCAAGGTGCAATGCAAGAGCTGTCGATTGGTCTTCCTTATTTGCATACTACTGATGTCGGCCCTGTGATTGATGCGAAAGCAAAACAAACACTGCTCGAGCATATAGACCACATGACGAAGACGCAGAAGAAAGTTGCTGAGCTTAGTCTGGGTGAAGATTGCCAACACGGTGATTTTGTTGCACCGACAGCGTTTGAGATTGCAGACATTTCATGTCTGACGGAAGAAAAATTTGGTCCGGTACTGCACATTGTTCGCTTCAAAGCGAGTGAACTGGCGGATGTTGTGAATCAAATTAACCAAACTGGATTTGGTCTGACTATGGGTATTCATAGCCGCAACGAAACGACCTATCGCTGGATTGAAAAACATGCACGTGTTGGTAACTGCTACATCAACCGCGACCAAGTTGGTGCTGTGGTTGGTGTTCAGCCGTTTGGTGGTCAAGGGCTATCGGGCACAGGTCCGAAAGCAGGTGGTCCACACTATTTATACCGTTTTTCTCAGGTTCAATACCGTTAA
- a CDS encoding transglutaminase-like cysteine peptidase, producing MKRWLAATLILMTSSISLALSKQEQQWIDAVSATYGQRAGKRVATWRSEMSRYKGLSEKEQLTQVNRFFNQLYFVNDIQLWGKNDYWATPLEFLGSNAGDCEDFTIAKYFSLLELGVSDIKLRLVYVKAIELNQFHMVLAYYSTPNAEPLILDNINGEIKPASTRRDLLPIYSFNGKNLWLMKSKNGQLAGDSSRLSLWNDLRARERSLKLNKPLISYDE from the coding sequence ATGAAGCGCTGGCTAGCTGCAACGCTTATCCTAATGACATCATCCATATCACTGGCTCTCAGCAAACAGGAGCAACAGTGGATTGATGCTGTCTCTGCGACCTATGGTCAAAGAGCGGGTAAGCGCGTGGCGACTTGGCGTTCAGAAATGTCCCGTTATAAAGGTTTGTCAGAAAAAGAACAATTAACTCAAGTGAACCGCTTTTTTAACCAGCTTTATTTCGTTAATGATATCCAGCTATGGGGTAAAAACGATTACTGGGCAACACCGTTGGAATTTCTCGGCAGTAATGCAGGCGACTGTGAAGACTTCACGATTGCAAAGTATTTCTCCCTGCTCGAACTTGGCGTATCGGATATCAAACTGCGCCTCGTGTACGTTAAAGCCATCGAACTTAACCAGTTCCACATGGTTCTTGCTTACTACTCAACACCGAATGCTGAACCGTTGATTTTGGACAACATCAACGGCGAAATTAAACCCGCTTCAACTCGTAGAGACTTGTTACCTATATACAGTTTCAACGGTAAAAACTTGTGGCTAATGAAATCTAAGAACGGCCAGCTTGCTGGTGACTCTTCACGTCTTAGCCTTTGGAATGATTTACGCGCTCGCGAGCGCTCTCTTAAACTGAATAAACCACTAATCAGTTACGATGAGTAG
- a CDS encoding 1-pyrroline-5-carboxylate dehydrogenase has product MVHQVTRFSDAFSAWENWNLTSFDSKCECLLSLKSNLESTSPQLAKVISYHLQQAATLLAHTHQLVGPTGETNELYTAGRGVALIIQDDDSAAAKKAVIAQLTAALVAGNSVVYCSDDAELFSALKSAFEQSTLPANVLQFATFDAHHQLMESDVRAVGYVGKTSVERRLNRELAKRTGAIVSLVSETDLDALPVAHDPHLSLRFITERTRTINITAVGGNATLLELGSESH; this is encoded by the coding sequence ATGGTTCATCAAGTAACTCGTTTTTCTGACGCTTTTTCGGCTTGGGAAAACTGGAATTTAACAAGTTTTGATTCTAAGTGTGAGTGTTTACTTTCATTGAAATCAAATTTAGAGAGCACTTCTCCGCAACTTGCGAAAGTGATTTCTTACCATCTTCAACAGGCAGCAACATTGTTGGCGCATACGCACCAACTGGTTGGCCCTACCGGAGAAACTAACGAGCTGTATACGGCGGGTCGTGGTGTTGCACTGATCATTCAAGATGATGACAGTGCTGCTGCAAAAAAAGCCGTTATTGCTCAGTTAACAGCTGCATTAGTTGCGGGTAACAGCGTAGTTTATTGCAGTGATGATGCTGAATTGTTTTCAGCACTAAAGTCTGCTTTCGAGCAGTCAACTCTACCTGCTAACGTGTTGCAATTTGCGACGTTTGACGCGCATCACCAGTTGATGGAATCGGATGTTCGCGCTGTGGGCTATGTTGGTAAAACGTCGGTTGAGCGTCGTCTTAACCGCGAACTGGCAAAACGCACAGGTGCTATCGTTAGCTTAGTATCAGAAACGGATTTGGATGCCCTTCCTGTGGCACACGATCCACACTTATCACTGCGCTTTATTACCGAACGTACTCGTACAATTAATATTACGGCAGTGGGTGGCAATGCGACCTTGCTAGAGCTTGGAAGCGAATCTCACTAG
- a CDS encoding AraC family transcriptional regulator yields the protein MTTSAYTEQRAKVLSPRPAQLITLPAYMDCHDHNYTQIVIGLKGQAEFEVCGSGNVVGPGQGCVVTSGTDHAFGGIVGQSDILVLNLPLPSDDDPLALQKINDLSRSDVYFQLDGQIQKLIQLLVLEMQSSPDDLLLSRACSDTVTALLQRHISSFSTHRKDSRFDLEAVDRYIEQHLSRRISVAQLAGSVFLGESQFHCLFKEQLGITPHQYVLGKRVDMAKSLIEQGRLNLGQIAELTGFSNQSTFTHTFSRLQGISPSQFKKSCRN from the coding sequence ATGACAACTTCTGCCTATACAGAGCAAAGAGCCAAAGTTTTGTCGCCTCGCCCGGCGCAGTTAATTACTTTGCCTGCATATATGGATTGCCATGATCACAACTACACGCAAATTGTAATTGGCCTAAAGGGGCAAGCGGAGTTTGAAGTGTGCGGCAGTGGCAATGTTGTCGGACCGGGGCAGGGTTGTGTTGTTACCTCCGGAACCGATCATGCTTTTGGCGGCATTGTCGGTCAGTCAGATATCTTGGTTTTGAACTTGCCTCTTCCTTCTGACGATGACCCTTTAGCCTTGCAAAAGATAAATGATCTTTCTCGCAGTGATGTGTACTTCCAACTCGATGGCCAAATTCAAAAACTGATTCAACTATTAGTGTTGGAAATGCAATCTTCTCCCGATGACTTACTTTTGAGTCGCGCTTGTAGCGATACAGTGACAGCTCTATTGCAGAGACACATATCCAGCTTTTCTACTCATAGAAAAGACTCGCGCTTCGACTTAGAAGCGGTCGATCGCTATATCGAACAGCATTTAAGTCGTCGAATTTCTGTCGCGCAGTTAGCGGGCAGCGTATTTCTTGGAGAAAGCCAATTTCATTGCCTGTTTAAAGAACAGCTTGGTATCACACCACACCAGTATGTGTTGGGTAAGCGTGTTGATATGGCGAAATCCCTCATAGAACAAGGTCGTTTAAATCTAGGTCAAATTGCAGAACTGACAGGGTTTTCAAACCAAAGTACCTTTACCCATACTTTCTCTCGTTTGCAGGGTATTTCACCTTCGCAATTCAAGAAAAGCTGTCGCAACTAA
- a CDS encoding PEGA domain-containing protein gives MIKYRIPALLLALSPLWVAASVNAEQVTQADPVASIDEKISIKQNEIDTISSDYEAEGAKLQQLKNEEERLQREADELDAKRNRAKSALDKQYSRLLDDPETDLITFQKKYQETWAAVKQNQSEKLANEQAVTESEMRLSQIKQKQARLKTEFANLEESRIEARVKRLEAELRESSVLETSYKTACSTTMTLGECANQGKYLTKQKAVKTFRAKLLDGVTESTLVKQNTNGVELNIHVQESQIIKSGFEGNNDYTTQMQAQLQAKPEAVAACKLLNVSTRYCLQGAADESANKKNDKQWANVTVRSDQYNDSVTINGINYGSTPVEIVLPAGRHQVTVSKDGFETYNRVITVNGNDSIWVKLRPNKNG, from the coding sequence ATGATCAAATATCGCATCCCAGCGCTATTGCTTGCGCTAAGCCCTCTTTGGGTAGCTGCATCGGTGAACGCAGAACAAGTAACACAGGCTGATCCTGTGGCGAGCATCGATGAGAAGATAAGTATCAAACAAAATGAAATTGACACGATTTCTTCAGACTATGAAGCGGAAGGTGCCAAACTTCAACAATTGAAAAATGAAGAAGAACGCCTCCAACGTGAAGCAGATGAATTAGATGCGAAGCGTAATAGAGCAAAATCAGCTCTAGATAAACAATACTCACGTCTATTGGATGATCCTGAAACTGACCTGATTACCTTCCAAAAGAAATACCAAGAAACTTGGGCTGCGGTAAAACAGAATCAGTCTGAAAAGTTAGCCAACGAACAGGCTGTGACAGAAAGCGAAATGCGTTTGTCTCAGATTAAGCAGAAACAAGCTCGCTTAAAAACTGAATTTGCCAACTTGGAAGAAAGCCGTATTGAAGCGCGCGTTAAGCGCCTTGAAGCTGAACTTCGTGAAAGCAGTGTTTTAGAAACAAGCTACAAAACCGCCTGTTCTACAACGATGACGCTTGGCGAATGTGCTAACCAAGGCAAATACCTGACTAAGCAAAAAGCTGTTAAAACGTTTCGTGCTAAATTGCTGGACGGTGTGACTGAATCTACGCTTGTTAAGCAAAACACCAACGGTGTTGAACTCAACATTCACGTTCAAGAAAGCCAAATCATCAAGAGTGGTTTTGAAGGCAACAACGATTACACCACTCAAATGCAAGCTCAGTTACAAGCGAAACCTGAAGCAGTCGCAGCGTGTAAGTTGCTGAATGTTTCTACTCGCTACTGCCTACAAGGCGCAGCTGACGAGAGCGCAAACAAAAAGAACGATAAACAGTGGGCAAATGTCACTGTTCGTTCAGACCAATATAACGATTCTGTGACCATCAATGGTATTAACTATGGTAGTACTCCTGTAGAAATCGTTCTACCAGCGGGTCGTCATCAAGTCACTGTGTCTAAAGACGGTTTTGAAACTTACAACCGTGTTATCACTGTGAATGGCAACGATTCTATCTGGGTAAAACTAAGACCAAACAAAAACGGCTAG
- the pdxH gene encoding pyridoxamine 5'-phosphate oxidase: MDLSDIRREYIRGGLRRKDLLADPIDQFNLWLQQAIDAKLTDPTAMTVATVDQNGQPFQRIVLLKNLDKNGFVFYTNLGSRKAQHIEHNNKVSIHFPWHPLERQVHITGTAEKLSALENMKYFTSRPKDSQIAAIASHQSSRISARGILEGKYLELKQKFANGEIPVPSFWGGYRIRPESIEFWQGGEHRLHDRFLFSKTNDTWTVDRLAP, translated from the coding sequence ATGGATCTTTCAGATATTCGCCGTGAGTACATCCGAGGTGGTTTGAGACGTAAGGATTTGCTTGCCGATCCCATTGACCAGTTTAACTTATGGTTACAACAAGCGATTGATGCAAAATTAACTGACCCGACAGCGATGACGGTTGCGACCGTTGATCAAAATGGTCAGCCTTTTCAACGTATTGTTCTGCTGAAGAACTTAGATAAAAATGGTTTCGTTTTCTATACCAACTTGGGAAGCAGAAAAGCGCAGCATATTGAACATAACAACAAAGTCAGTATCCATTTCCCTTGGCATCCTTTAGAAAGACAAGTTCATATTACTGGTACGGCAGAAAAACTGAGTGCACTAGAAAATATGAAGTATTTCACTTCTCGTCCGAAAGACAGCCAAATTGCCGCTATCGCGAGCCATCAAAGTAGTCGTATTTCGGCTCGCGGTATTCTCGAAGGTAAATATTTAGAATTGAAACAGAAATTCGCTAATGGTGAGATTCCTGTTCCTAGTTTTTGGGGGGGATATCGTATTAGACCTGAGAGTATTGAATTTTGGCAGGGTGGGGAACATCGTTTACATGACCGTTTCTTATTCAGCAAAACAAACGACACGTGGACGGTTGACCGTTTAGCACCATAA
- a CDS encoding SUMF1/EgtB/PvdO family nonheme iron enzyme — translation MRQGLSALLIALSPCLMATSTLAEGTPSSVMAIDDALFSKHSELQDAKKATQSDQTAVDNQQQELDRLNQLTVKLDAKLKTAKANLERDYLKMIDEPDLDIMPSQQAYQDAWSEVKQNQKSRLEAEQKLQELQTALAQKKSAQGVIEQNIAGLEQDKLRARVERLREELKRTGEQKVSFTNTCNADMTLAQCSSQTNELGLQKAVKQFQNWLVDETSESAIVKQYLSDVSLNIHVLKHSVVESGFSDGSKFRTVISAQLDARPAENAPCKLLNLDSQYCFAPGEGNQTGEKQKEVAWVSLSVRSNQYADRVIVDGVQYGSTPVEVLMPVGKHHIIIEKEGYRSFNSEIEVTADQTLRAVLNEYENVLKPGHKFADSLKGNAKAPEMITMIKGEYLLGDQASRQIRLDHAFALSATPITVGQFETFVNQTSYQTDAELKNICITVDNSEVTPIAESYWRNPGFKQSAQSPAVCISKNDAVAYTRWLSQQTGFKYRLPSEDEWEIAARSGSQNGYWWGDNFGSGKANTGWGGTQWSNKSTSPVRAFEPNRLGFYDMVGNVWEWTNDERGMAKGGAWIFSPEMAKADKQLFIGPSTAANYVGFRILRELE, via the coding sequence ATGCGACAAGGTTTATCCGCTCTTCTAATAGCACTCTCACCTTGCTTAATGGCGACATCGACGTTGGCAGAAGGAACGCCTTCCTCTGTAATGGCCATTGATGACGCGCTGTTCAGTAAACATTCAGAGTTGCAGGATGCAAAAAAGGCAACCCAGTCCGATCAGACTGCTGTCGACAATCAACAACAAGAATTGGATCGTCTTAATCAACTGACAGTCAAACTCGATGCGAAGCTAAAAACAGCGAAAGCAAATTTGGAGCGCGACTATCTCAAAATGATAGATGAACCGGATCTTGACATAATGCCTTCGCAACAGGCGTATCAAGATGCGTGGTCTGAAGTGAAGCAGAACCAAAAGTCTCGCTTAGAAGCTGAACAAAAGCTGCAAGAACTGCAAACAGCCCTGGCTCAGAAAAAATCTGCGCAAGGCGTTATTGAGCAGAACATAGCAGGTTTAGAGCAAGACAAACTTCGCGCTCGTGTGGAACGTTTGCGTGAAGAACTAAAACGCACAGGCGAACAAAAAGTCAGCTTTACCAACACCTGTAACGCGGACATGACATTAGCTCAATGTAGCAGCCAGACAAATGAACTCGGGCTACAAAAAGCGGTTAAACAGTTCCAGAACTGGCTTGTGGACGAGACCAGCGAATCAGCTATCGTCAAACAATACCTATCTGATGTTTCTCTCAATATTCATGTTCTAAAGCACTCTGTTGTTGAATCTGGCTTCTCAGATGGCAGCAAATTCCGCACCGTGATTTCAGCCCAGCTTGATGCTCGTCCTGCTGAAAATGCACCTTGTAAGCTTCTTAACTTAGATTCCCAATACTGTTTTGCACCGGGTGAAGGTAATCAGACTGGTGAGAAGCAAAAAGAAGTAGCTTGGGTAAGCCTTTCAGTACGTTCAAATCAATATGCAGACAGAGTCATCGTTGATGGCGTTCAATATGGCAGTACGCCTGTAGAAGTGCTGATGCCCGTTGGTAAACATCACATCATCATTGAGAAAGAAGGCTATCGCTCTTTCAACAGTGAAATTGAAGTTACAGCAGACCAGACGCTACGTGCAGTCCTGAACGAATATGAAAACGTTTTGAAACCGGGTCATAAGTTTGCAGATTCATTGAAGGGCAATGCAAAAGCCCCTGAGATGATCACCATGATAAAAGGTGAATATCTGCTGGGTGATCAAGCTTCAAGACAAATTCGCCTTGATCATGCTTTCGCATTGAGTGCGACACCAATTACTGTCGGTCAGTTTGAGACATTCGTGAATCAAACCAGCTACCAAACAGATGCAGAGCTTAAAAACATCTGTATTACGGTCGACAATTCTGAAGTGACTCCTATAGCCGAAAGTTATTGGCGTAATCCAGGCTTCAAACAATCGGCTCAATCACCTGCCGTCTGTATCAGCAAAAATGATGCGGTCGCCTACACACGTTGGCTTTCTCAACAAACGGGTTTCAAATACCGTTTACCAAGTGAAGATGAGTGGGAAATTGCCGCTCGTTCAGGTAGCCAAAACGGCTACTGGTGGGGCGATAACTTTGGGTCAGGTAAAGCGAATACTGGTTGGGGTGGTACTCAGTGGTCCAATAAGAGTACGTCTCCAGTGAGAGCATTTGAACCTAACCGTCTAGGCTTCTACGACATGGTGGGTAACGTGTGGGAATGGACCAACGATGAAAGAGGCATGGCTAAAGGTGGTGCTTGGATCTTCTCACCTGAGATGGCAAAAGCAGACAAACAGCTATTTATAGGACCTTCCACTGCAGCCAACTATGTGGGTTTCCGTATCCTACGTGAGCTGGAATAA
- a CDS encoding HlyD family type I secretion periplasmic adaptor subunit gives MSKSSYNKLSATELEYVDDQTAALLLNTPSSARVMLWVMIAFFIAASAWASWAEIDQVTRGQGKVVPSSQVQVIQNLEGGLVKQILVREGEQVQKGQQLILIDDTRFRSDFREREQQVANLTANVLQLSATLSSVTIDEDFSENNWENSVRIDYNKLAFPPLLKDTQPELVARQRAEYQQDLDNLRNQISVMTQQVKQKQQELIEIQARIKNLRQSYDFANKELEITKPLADEGVVPRIELLKLQRQVNDTRRELTSSELKVPVLRSNIREAMLSRIDTAQKFRSQQQQELNQIQDKLSSMTESAVGLEDRVNRTVVVSPVTGTVKTLNVNTVGGVIQPGMDIVEIVPTEDTLLVEAQIAPQDIAFLRPDLHAIVKFSAYDFTKYGGLEGTLEHISADTTQDEEGNSFYLVRVRTTETSFGHDENLPIIPGMTASIDIITGKRTVMEYLLEPILRAKTNALRE, from the coding sequence ATGAGCAAGAGTAGTTATAATAAGCTCTCCGCGACAGAACTCGAGTATGTCGACGACCAAACAGCCGCACTGCTTCTAAACACTCCGAGTAGTGCGAGGGTAATGCTTTGGGTGATGATCGCTTTTTTTATCGCTGCTTCCGCATGGGCATCTTGGGCCGAAATAGATCAAGTCACTCGAGGCCAAGGAAAAGTCGTTCCTTCCTCTCAAGTCCAAGTCATCCAAAACTTGGAAGGCGGTTTGGTAAAGCAGATTTTGGTTCGCGAAGGCGAACAAGTTCAAAAAGGCCAACAACTGATCTTAATTGATGACACTCGCTTCCGTTCAGATTTCCGCGAACGTGAACAACAGGTAGCCAACTTAACAGCAAACGTGCTGCAGCTCTCCGCGACACTTTCCAGTGTCACTATCGACGAAGACTTTTCTGAGAACAATTGGGAGAACAGTGTTCGTATTGATTACAACAAGCTTGCCTTCCCTCCCCTGCTCAAGGATACACAGCCTGAGCTGGTGGCTCGTCAACGTGCAGAATATCAACAAGATTTGGATAATTTGAGAAACCAAATTTCTGTAATGACACAGCAAGTTAAGCAGAAGCAGCAAGAGCTGATAGAGATTCAAGCGCGAATCAAGAACCTTCGACAAAGCTATGATTTTGCTAATAAAGAATTGGAAATCACAAAACCTTTAGCCGATGAAGGCGTGGTGCCACGTATTGAGCTGCTGAAACTGCAACGTCAGGTGAACGACACCCGTCGTGAACTCACTTCCAGCGAACTAAAAGTGCCGGTATTGAGGTCAAACATTCGCGAAGCGATGTTAAGCCGAATTGATACCGCACAGAAATTCCGTTCTCAGCAGCAACAAGAGCTTAACCAAATTCAAGATAAGCTCTCTTCGATGACAGAGTCTGCGGTGGGATTGGAAGACCGTGTAAACCGAACTGTGGTTGTTTCACCGGTTACAGGTACTGTGAAAACACTGAATGTAAATACCGTGGGCGGTGTTATCCAGCCGGGTATGGATATCGTCGAGATAGTACCGACAGAAGACACACTGCTTGTGGAAGCACAGATAGCTCCTCAGGATATCGCGTTCCTACGCCCTGATTTACACGCAATTGTGAAATTCAGCGCTTACGATTTTACTAAATACGGTGGTTTAGAAGGCACTCTAGAACATATCAGCGCCGATACCACCCAAGACGAAGAAGGCAACAGTTTCTATTTGGTTCGAGTGCGTACCACTGAGACGTCGTTTGGTCACGATGAAAATCTGCCCATTATTCCGGGAATGACAGCATCGATTGACATCATTACCGGCAAACGAACAGTGATGGAGTACCTACTTGAACCGATTCTTAGAGCAAAGACAAACGCCTTGCGGGAATAA